In Lysobacter firmicutimachus, one genomic interval encodes:
- a CDS encoding S9 family peptidase gives MKHRERRWMAAGAMAGVMSIAAAVAVAAPAMDIADLLSVPRPDQLVGASDAPVLAWVSNDQGVRNVWTARAPDFAPKRLTAYGEDDGQAIGPLQLSADGRWLAYVRGSGPDASGHNSNPTSDPDGQEQAVWVVASDGSDAPQRIAAGRGMQFAPRSDALLVQGQAPACHALPGVQAPAWCKSDLIRTRGSNGSAVFSPDGKSLGFVSGRGDHSFVGVLDLAARTVRWMGADFNRDSQPAWSPDGRRVAFLRTAAVRNGETFDLTGAHPFEIWVAEVATGQAKRVFRSSDSAGGYAQFAEPDALQWSRDDRLVFSSEQSGWLHWYALSPDGGQPVALSRGECEVETSALAEDGNFFFSGNCADLDYRQLFVVDAKGATQTRLTDKHQIATEPVAVAGGQWLAFRHADARRPTAIALVPRSGGEPRRIFPAQLPARFPIDRLAEPKTISLRAGDGVVSHATVFEPPAAFKGKRAALVYVHGGPIRQMLPGWHYGSYYYADYASNQWLASQGFVVLALNFRAGTGYGQAFRRAAKQGPRGASEYQDVLAAHAYLAKRDDVDARRIGIYGGSYGGFLTASALARNSDLFAAGADRHGVHDWRESAKGGDNSGLWGLRPDELELAWQSSPMAHVDTWRSPVLLMHGDDDRAVKFAQSVELVERLRARGAPVETLVLPDEDHFFLRHATWLQVHRSTMAFFRRHLQPGAAD, from the coding sequence ATGAAACACAGGGAACGTCGTTGGATGGCGGCCGGCGCGATGGCCGGCGTGATGAGCATCGCGGCGGCCGTGGCGGTCGCCGCGCCGGCGATGGACATCGCCGATCTGCTGAGCGTGCCGCGGCCGGACCAACTGGTCGGCGCCAGCGATGCGCCGGTGCTGGCCTGGGTATCGAACGATCAAGGCGTGCGCAACGTATGGACGGCGCGCGCGCCGGACTTCGCGCCGAAACGCCTGACCGCGTACGGCGAGGACGACGGCCAGGCGATCGGCCCCCTGCAGCTCAGCGCCGACGGCCGCTGGCTGGCCTACGTGCGCGGCAGCGGTCCGGACGCGTCCGGCCACAACAGCAACCCGACCAGCGACCCCGACGGCCAGGAGCAGGCGGTGTGGGTGGTGGCCAGCGACGGTTCGGACGCGCCGCAACGCATCGCCGCCGGGCGCGGCATGCAGTTCGCGCCGCGGAGCGATGCGCTGCTGGTCCAAGGCCAGGCGCCGGCCTGCCATGCCTTGCCCGGCGTCCAGGCGCCGGCGTGGTGCAAGAGCGATTTGATCCGGACCCGCGGCAGCAACGGCAGCGCGGTGTTTTCGCCCGACGGCAAATCGCTGGGCTTCGTCAGCGGCCGCGGCGACCACAGCTTCGTCGGCGTGCTCGACCTGGCCGCGCGCACCGTGCGCTGGATGGGCGCGGACTTCAACCGCGACAGCCAGCCGGCCTGGTCGCCCGACGGCCGCCGCGTCGCGTTCCTGCGCACCGCCGCGGTGCGCAACGGCGAAACCTTCGACCTGACCGGCGCCCATCCGTTCGAAATCTGGGTCGCCGAGGTCGCTACCGGCCAGGCCAAGCGCGTGTTCCGCTCCAGCGACAGCGCCGGCGGCTACGCCCAGTTCGCCGAGCCCGATGCGTTGCAATGGAGCCGCGACGATCGTCTGGTATTCAGCTCCGAACAGAGCGGCTGGCTGCATTGGTACGCGCTTTCGCCCGACGGCGGCCAGCCGGTCGCGCTGAGCCGCGGCGAATGCGAGGTGGAAACCAGCGCGTTGGCCGAGGACGGGAACTTCTTCTTCAGCGGCAATTGCGCCGACCTCGACTACCGGCAGCTGTTCGTCGTCGACGCCAAGGGCGCCACGCAGACGCGGCTGACCGACAAGCACCAGATCGCCACCGAACCGGTCGCGGTCGCCGGCGGGCAATGGCTCGCGTTCCGCCACGCCGACGCGCGCCGTCCGACCGCGATCGCGCTGGTGCCGCGCAGCGGCGGCGAGCCGCGGCGGATCTTCCCGGCGCAATTGCCGGCGCGCTTCCCGATCGACCGCCTGGCCGAGCCCAAGACGATCAGCCTGCGCGCCGGCGACGGCGTGGTCTCGCATGCGACCGTGTTCGAGCCGCCGGCCGCGTTCAAGGGCAAGCGCGCGGCGCTGGTCTACGTGCACGGCGGGCCGATCCGGCAGATGCTGCCCGGTTGGCACTACGGCAGTTACTACTACGCCGATTACGCCAGCAATCAGTGGCTGGCGAGCCAGGGCTTCGTCGTGCTGGCGCTGAACTTCCGCGCCGGCACCGGCTACGGCCAAGCCTTCCGCCGCGCTGCCAAGCAGGGCCCGCGCGGCGCCAGCGAGTACCAGGACGTGCTGGCCGCGCACGCGTATCTGGCCAAGCGCGACGACGTCGATGCGCGCCGGATCGGCATCTACGGCGGCTCCTACGGCGGCTTCCTGACCGCTTCGGCGCTGGCGCGCAACTCCGACCTGTTCGCGGCCGGGGCCGACCGCCACGGCGTCCACGACTGGCGCGAAAGCGCCAAGGGCGGCGACAACAGCGGCCTGTGGGGCCTGCGGCCGGACGAACTGGAGCTGGCCTGGCAGTCCTCGCCGATGGCGCACGTGGACACCTGGCGTTCGCCGGTGCTGTTGATGCACGGCGACGACGACCGGGCGGTGAAGTTCGCCCAGAGCGTGGAACTGGTCGAGCGCCTGCGCGCGCGGGGAGCGCCGGTCGAAACCCTGGTCCTGCCGGACGAGGACCACTTCTTCCTGCGCCACGCGACCTGGCTGCAGGTGCATCGCAGTACCATGGCCTTCTTCCGCCGGCACCTGCAGCCCGGCGCCGCCGACTGA
- a CDS encoding NAD(P)/FAD-dependent oxidoreductase yields the protein MGEAEVAEAQARTDRGRSDVIVVGAGVIGLACALALLETGRSVRVIDAGRIGGGSSHGNCGTITPSHATPLAAPGVIAQALRWMLTPDAPLYVHPKLDLQLWGWLLRFAARCNERDWRASAQAKSALLNDSRARLEDWVGRYGLVCEFDNAGVDYVFRERKSFEGGQFELDLLREFGIQVEVIDGARYEAQDPAFKPGVAGAIRFEHDAVLRPDRYVAELARTVCARGGDLIEQCRLQDLQRDGEEYRALTSQGVLRAGQVVVATGAWSPKLSQLIGLSSLPRAMQPGKGYSITYDRPALVPRRPVVLRERKVCVTMWDSGFRLGSTMEFSGYDESLNPRRLAALERGAAEYLHHPVGPVERERWYGWRPMSVDDVPIVGAVPGRDGLWLATGHGMMGVSMSAGTGQLIADLIAGRAPAIDPHPYRPERFA from the coding sequence ATGGGCGAAGCAGAAGTGGCGGAAGCGCAGGCGCGGACGGACCGCGGCCGCAGCGATGTGATCGTGGTCGGCGCGGGCGTGATCGGCCTGGCCTGCGCCCTGGCCCTGCTGGAAACCGGGCGCAGCGTGCGGGTGATCGACGCCGGTCGGATCGGCGGCGGCAGCTCGCACGGCAATTGCGGCACCATCACCCCCAGCCACGCCACGCCGCTGGCGGCGCCGGGGGTGATCGCCCAGGCCCTGCGCTGGATGCTGACCCCCGACGCGCCGCTGTACGTGCATCCCAAACTCGACCTGCAGCTGTGGGGCTGGCTGCTGCGCTTCGCCGCGCGCTGCAACGAGCGCGACTGGCGCGCCAGCGCGCAGGCCAAGTCGGCCCTGCTCAACGATTCGCGCGCGCGCCTGGAAGACTGGGTCGGCCGCTACGGCCTGGTCTGCGAGTTCGACAACGCCGGCGTCGACTACGTGTTCCGCGAGCGCAAGTCCTTCGAGGGCGGCCAGTTCGAACTCGACTTGTTGCGCGAGTTCGGCATCCAGGTCGAAGTGATCGACGGCGCCCGCTACGAAGCCCAGGACCCGGCGTTCAAGCCCGGCGTAGCCGGCGCGATCCGCTTCGAGCACGACGCTGTGCTGCGCCCGGATCGCTACGTCGCCGAACTCGCGCGCACGGTGTGCGCGCGCGGCGGCGACTTGATCGAGCAGTGCCGGCTGCAGGATCTGCAGCGCGACGGCGAGGAATACCGTGCACTGACTTCGCAGGGCGTCCTGCGCGCCGGCCAGGTGGTGGTCGCGACCGGCGCCTGGTCGCCGAAGCTGTCGCAGCTGATCGGCCTGAGTTCGCTGCCACGCGCCATGCAGCCGGGCAAGGGCTATTCGATCACTTACGATCGCCCGGCGCTGGTGCCGCGCCGGCCGGTGGTGCTGCGCGAGCGCAAGGTCTGCGTGACCATGTGGGACAGCGGCTTCAGGCTCGGCAGCACGATGGAATTCTCCGGCTACGACGAAAGCCTCAACCCGCGCCGCCTGGCGGCGCTGGAGCGCGGCGCGGCCGAGTACCTGCACCATCCGGTCGGCCCGGTCGAGCGCGAGCGCTGGTACGGCTGGCGGCCGATGAGCGTCGACGACGTGCCGATCGTCGGCGCGGTGCCTGGCCGCGACGGCCTGTGGCTGGCGACCGGCCACGGCATGATGGGCGTGAGCATGAGCGCCGGCACCGGCCAGCTGATCGCCGACCTGATCGCCGGCCGCGCGCCGGCGATCGATCCGCATCCCTATCGACCGGAGCGCTTCGCATGA
- a CDS encoding DUF418 domain-containing protein: MSTEPGPIAPPLPPPLPLAPVAAGERLDALDALRGIALLGVLLSNAPFFTAPLADLSDGIDPALRGIDRWTAMTVYVLVRHKFWTVFSLLFGIGFAVMGERARAAGRDFRPLYLRRSLGLLAIGLVHAWLIWSGDILVTYALCAFALYALRGLGAQAQWRLGALLYAVPCAFLLLLAGLLTLPGVAGDDAQAQARSAAERAQAVAAYAHGSYADATVQRMREFAELTLSGAPVMLPLALGLFLIGAGLARSGAFAEPQAHRGLWRRLLWGGLGAGAALTAASLAIDPTVSNAHLTARSFLAGTLHMMGALPLALALVAAVVLSLARGRRWPRPFVAPGRVALSLYLMQSLVGTWVFYGYGLGLWGRLAPAPLLAAACLLYLAQMRLAHLWLRRFRFGPAEWLWRAFTYWRVPPLRRSR, encoded by the coding sequence ATGTCCACCGAGCCCGGCCCGATTGCGCCGCCCCTGCCGCCGCCCCTGCCGCTGGCGCCGGTCGCCGCCGGCGAGCGCCTGGATGCGCTCGACGCGTTGCGCGGCATCGCCCTGCTCGGCGTCCTGCTGAGCAATGCGCCGTTCTTCACCGCGCCGCTGGCGGATCTGTCCGACGGCATCGACCCGGCCCTGCGCGGCATCGACCGCTGGACGGCGATGACGGTCTATGTGCTGGTCCGGCACAAGTTCTGGACCGTGTTCTCGCTGCTGTTCGGGATCGGCTTCGCGGTGATGGGCGAACGCGCACGGGCCGCCGGCCGCGATTTCCGTCCGCTGTACCTGCGCCGCAGCCTGGGCTTGCTGGCGATCGGCCTGGTCCATGCCTGGCTGATCTGGTCCGGCGACATCCTGGTCACCTACGCGCTGTGCGCATTCGCGCTGTACGCCTTGCGCGGGCTCGGCGCGCAGGCGCAGTGGCGGCTGGGCGCCTTGCTGTACGCGGTGCCGTGCGCGTTCTTGCTGTTGCTGGCGGGGCTGCTGACCTTGCCCGGCGTGGCCGGCGACGACGCGCAGGCGCAGGCGCGCAGCGCCGCCGAACGCGCGCAGGCCGTGGCCGCCTACGCGCACGGCAGCTATGCCGATGCGACCGTGCAGCGCATGCGCGAATTCGCCGAGCTGACCCTGTCCGGCGCGCCGGTCATGCTGCCGTTGGCCCTGGGCCTGTTCCTGATCGGCGCCGGCCTGGCCCGCAGCGGCGCGTTCGCCGAGCCGCAGGCGCACCGTGGGTTGTGGCGGCGCCTGCTGTGGGGCGGGCTGGGCGCGGGCGCGGCGCTGACCGCCGCGAGTCTGGCGATCGACCCGACCGTCTCCAACGCGCACTTGACCGCGCGCAGTTTCCTCGCCGGCACCCTGCACATGATGGGTGCCTTGCCGCTGGCCCTGGCGCTGGTCGCGGCGGTGGTCTTGTCGCTGGCGCGCGGCCGGCGTTGGCCGCGGCCGTTCGTCGCGCCCGGCCGTGTCGCGCTGAGCCTGTATCTGATGCAGTCCCTGGTCGGCACCTGGGTCTTTTACGGCTACGGGCTGGGCCTGTGGGGCCGACTGGCGCCGGCGCCGTTGCTGGCGGCGGCCTGCCTGCTGTACCTGGCGCAGATGCGGCTCGCGCACCTGTGGCTGCGCCGGTTCCGTTTCGGCCCGGCCGAATGGCTGTGGCGTGCCTTCACCTACTGGCGCGTACCGCCGTTGCGGCGCTCGCGCTGA
- a CDS encoding M4 family metallopeptidase: MQLAVGSRRESDLLAASTSPEQAAASPAAQRARRLLETVAADAVHRTQADGFVARDVMIDRDGTEHVRMERSYRGLAVVGGDLVVHSRNGELLSVTQGDNMRSFGRPSIEPKLSAEQAGIEAGGAFDGTVAAIAPARLVIFARGTEPTLAWQVDVEGDRRNDPAPGLISYYLDARNGELLQEDDRVHSAAANGTGRTLTLGNVGLVSNSISGGYTLTDPTRGNGQTLDARNQTGTSAATAFNDADNVWGNNATSDRASAAADAHYGVAATFDYFKNVHGRNGIFNDGRGVKSYVHYGPTNLVNAYWTGSAMVYGDGDGVTYRPLVALDVAGHEMAHGVTGATARLGYYNIKDSGGLNESTSDIFGTLVEYSVGNANDPGDYLLGEEVYINNPGNTKALRLMFKQDADGRSFSCYPSGGFTASLTYQNGKYDPHLSSGVGNRFFYLLAEGAVTPKGFSYTPAQLVCNGDTTIAGIGRAKAGAIWYRALTRYFVSSTTYPQARTGTLQAAADLYGSTSAEYKAVARAWSAVSVN, encoded by the coding sequence ATGCAGCTCGCCGTCGGCAGCCGCCGCGAGAGCGACCTGCTCGCCGCCTCGACCTCGCCCGAACAGGCCGCCGCTTCGCCCGCGGCCCAGCGCGCGCGCCGCCTGCTCGAAACCGTCGCCGCCGACGCAGTGCACCGCACCCAGGCCGACGGCTTCGTCGCCCGCGACGTGATGATCGATCGCGACGGCACCGAGCACGTGCGCATGGAGCGCAGCTACCGCGGCCTGGCGGTGGTCGGCGGCGACCTGGTCGTGCATTCGCGCAACGGCGAACTGCTCTCGGTCACCCAGGGCGACAACATGCGCAGCTTCGGCCGCCCGTCGATCGAACCGAAGCTCAGCGCCGAACAGGCCGGCATCGAGGCCGGAGGCGCGTTCGACGGCACCGTCGCCGCGATCGCCCCGGCCCGCCTGGTGATCTTCGCCCGCGGCACCGAACCGACCCTGGCCTGGCAGGTCGACGTCGAAGGCGACCGCCGCAACGACCCCGCACCGGGCCTGATCAGCTACTACCTGGACGCGCGCAACGGGGAGCTGCTGCAGGAAGACGACCGGGTGCACTCGGCCGCCGCCAACGGCACCGGCCGCACCCTGACCCTGGGCAACGTCGGCCTGGTCAGCAACTCGATCAGCGGCGGCTACACCCTGACCGACCCGACCCGCGGCAACGGCCAGACCCTGGACGCGCGCAACCAGACCGGCACCAGCGCGGCCACCGCGTTCAACGACGCCGACAACGTCTGGGGCAACAACGCCACCTCCGACCGCGCCTCGGCCGCCGCCGACGCGCATTACGGCGTCGCCGCGACTTTCGACTATTTCAAGAACGTGCACGGCCGCAACGGCATCTTCAACGACGGCCGCGGGGTCAAGAGTTACGTCCACTACGGCCCGACCAACCTGGTCAACGCTTACTGGACCGGCTCGGCGATGGTCTACGGCGACGGCGACGGCGTGACCTATCGCCCGTTGGTCGCGCTCGACGTCGCCGGCCACGAAATGGCCCACGGCGTGACCGGCGCCACCGCGCGCCTGGGCTACTACAACATCAAGGACAGCGGCGGCCTCAACGAATCCACTTCGGACATCTTCGGCACGCTGGTCGAATACAGCGTCGGCAACGCCAACGACCCGGGCGACTACCTGCTCGGCGAGGAGGTCTACATCAACAACCCGGGCAATACCAAGGCGTTGCGCCTGATGTTCAAGCAGGACGCCGACGGCCGCTCGTTCTCGTGCTATCCCAGCGGCGGCTTCACCGCTTCGCTGACCTACCAGAACGGCAAATACGACCCGCACCTGAGCTCGGGCGTGGGCAACCGCTTCTTCTACCTGCTGGCCGAAGGCGCGGTCACGCCGAAGGGCTTCAGCTACACCCCGGCGCAGCTGGTCTGCAACGGCGACACCACGATCGCCGGCATCGGCCGGGCCAAGGCCGGCGCGATCTGGTACCGCGCCCTGACCCGCTACTTCGTCTCCAGCACCACCTACCCGCAGGCGCGCACCGGCACCCTGCAGGCGGCGGCGGATCTGTACGGCAGCACGTCGGCCGAATACAAAGCCGTGGCTCGGGCCTGGAGCGCGGTGTCGGTGAACTGA
- a CDS encoding winged helix-turn-helix domain-containing protein: MDLTPTAPLRPAQARALHLAAQGLLARPRRRARKADLVAAIERMQLLQIDTIHVVARSPYLVLFSRLGDYPRQWLEELLAERAIFEVWAHEACFASMRDYILHRNALPQREHHWAIRNARSHRDRNGAHIDRLLQHIRERGPVKSSDFEREDAGGGWWGWKDEKRWLEAGFALGELMVARRENFHRVYDLAERVAGVAVADWDTARIEPEIVRRDTVLRSVQALGIAQARWIADYFRIKPRLRDADLEPLVAEGALLRVQVQGWSAPGYVHPAHAPALAQAAAGRLRPTRATVLSPFDPVVWDRERASELFGFDYTLECYVPEPKRRYGYFVLPILAGGRLVGRLDAKAHRAAGEFEVKALYLEGGVEPSERLAEDVAAAIDECARWHGTPKVRLGRCRPAAFAPSLRRALSAAAAE; encoded by the coding sequence ATGGACCTGACCCCGACGGCGCCGCTGCGCCCGGCGCAGGCGCGCGCGCTGCACCTGGCCGCGCAGGGGCTGCTGGCGCGGCCGCGCCGGCGCGCGCGCAAGGCCGACTTGGTGGCGGCGATCGAGCGCATGCAGCTGTTGCAGATCGACACCATCCACGTGGTCGCGCGCAGCCCCTATCTGGTGCTGTTCTCGCGCCTGGGCGATTACCCGCGGCAGTGGCTGGAAGAACTGCTGGCCGAGCGCGCGATCTTCGAGGTCTGGGCGCACGAGGCCTGCTTCGCCTCGATGCGCGACTACATCCTGCACCGCAACGCGCTGCCGCAGCGCGAGCATCACTGGGCGATCCGCAACGCGCGCAGCCACCGCGACAGGAACGGCGCGCACATCGACCGCCTGCTGCAGCACATCCGCGAGCGGGGCCCGGTCAAGTCCTCCGACTTCGAGCGCGAGGACGCCGGCGGCGGCTGGTGGGGCTGGAAAGACGAGAAACGCTGGCTCGAAGCCGGCTTCGCCCTGGGCGAGCTGATGGTCGCGCGGCGCGAGAACTTCCATCGCGTCTACGACCTGGCCGAGCGCGTGGCCGGCGTGGCGGTGGCGGACTGGGACACGGCGCGGATCGAGCCGGAAATCGTGCGCCGCGACACCGTGCTGCGCTCGGTGCAGGCGCTGGGCATCGCCCAGGCGCGCTGGATCGCCGATTACTTCCGCATCAAGCCGCGCCTGCGCGACGCCGATCTCGAGCCGCTGGTCGCCGAAGGCGCGCTGCTGCGGGTCCAGGTGCAGGGCTGGAGCGCGCCGGGCTACGTGCACCCCGCGCACGCGCCGGCGCTGGCGCAGGCCGCGGCCGGGCGCCTGCGCCCGACCCGCGCCACCGTGCTGTCGCCGTTCGACCCGGTGGTTTGGGACCGCGAACGCGCCAGCGAGCTGTTCGGCTTCGACTACACCCTGGAGTGCTACGTCCCCGAGCCCAAGCGGCGCTACGGCTATTTCGTCCTGCCGATCCTGGCCGGCGGCCGCCTGGTCGGGCGCCTGGACGCCAAGGCGCATCGCGCCGCCGGCGAGTTCGAGGTCAAGGCCTTGTACCTGGAGGGCGGCGTCGAACCGTCCGAGCGCCTGGCCGAAGACGTCGCCGCAGCGATCGACGAATGCGCGCGCTGGCACGGCACACCGAAGGTCAGGCTCGGCCGCTGCCGGCCGGCCGCGTTCGCGCCTTCGCTCAGGCGCGCGCTCAGCGCCGCAGCGGCGGAGTGA
- the hutG gene encoding N-formylglutamate deformylase → MNAVTVPPPTEPVFRLHRGTAPLLISLPHDGSRIPEPIAARMVESARRAPDTDWHVSRLYAFARELGASILVPHYSRYVVDLNRPPDDTSLYPGQNTTGLCPAVQFSGEAVYRDGQAPQPEEVAERVERYWRPYHDTLVAELDRIRGEHGRAVLWEGHSIRGELPFLFEGRLPDLNLGTAAGKSCLPELQMRLERALGAQTDYDWVANGRFKGGYITRHYGDPEIGVQAVQLELSQRNYMDEDSFAYDEAKAARLQPLLQALLRAALESQAA, encoded by the coding sequence ATGAACGCCGTCACCGTACCGCCGCCGACCGAGCCCGTGTTCCGACTGCACCGCGGCACGGCGCCCTTGCTGATCAGCCTGCCGCACGACGGTTCGCGCATTCCCGAGCCGATCGCCGCGCGCATGGTCGAGTCCGCGCGGCGCGCGCCGGATACCGACTGGCACGTCTCGCGGCTGTATGCGTTCGCGCGCGAGCTCGGCGCTTCGATCCTGGTGCCGCATTACTCGCGCTACGTGGTCGACCTGAACCGCCCGCCGGACGACACCTCGCTGTACCCGGGCCAGAACACCACCGGGCTGTGCCCGGCGGTGCAGTTCAGCGGCGAGGCGGTGTATCGGGACGGACAGGCGCCGCAGCCGGAAGAGGTCGCCGAACGGGTCGAGCGGTACTGGCGGCCATACCACGACACGCTCGTCGCCGAGCTCGACCGCATCCGCGGCGAGCACGGCCGCGCGGTGTTGTGGGAAGGCCATTCGATCCGCGGCGAACTGCCGTTCCTGTTCGAAGGCCGACTGCCCGACCTCAACCTCGGCACCGCCGCCGGCAAGAGCTGCCTGCCCGAGTTGCAGATGCGCCTGGAGCGCGCGCTCGGCGCGCAGACCGATTACGACTGGGTCGCCAACGGCCGCTTCAAGGGCGGTTACATCACCCGCCATTACGGCGATCCGGAGATCGGCGTGCAGGCGGTGCAGCTGGAGCTGAGCCAGCGCAACTACATGGACGAGGACAGCTTCGCCTACGACGAAGCCAAGGCCGCGCGCCTGCAGCCGCTGCTGCAGGCGCTGCTGCGCGCCGCGCTGGAATCGCAGGCGGCATGA
- the gorA gene encoding glutathione-disulfide reductase: MNSSDSADGRYDLIVVGGGSGGLAGAFRAAEYGARVALLEPGALGGTCVNVGCVPKKAMWLAADIAGKLRMAQSLGFGLHADPQRPCALDWPTFIVHRQRYIANIHDSYRRRLDASGIAVLPMRAQLVDANTVECENGARLSAARILLATGGRPLRPDIPGAGLGAVSDDFFQWCAAPARVAIVGAGYIAVELAGVLQALGSQVELFARGARLLDGFDAELTAQLAEDYRQNGVRLHFGHAVAALEGEPGRVRLRGADGSLSEAFDQVVFATGRRPNSAGLGLERIGVATDARGHIAVDELNATNVAGIDAVGDVTADPQLTPVAIAAARRLMDRVFGGRDGRLSRQDIPSVVFSHPPIGKVGLSEDEARARYGDERHGDNLHIYRAGFRPMLYALAESPQRSLFKLICVGQERRVVGIHLLGEAADEILQGFAVALKRGITLDDLRDTVAIHPTSAEEVVLMR; this comes from the coding sequence ATGAACTCTTCCGACAGCGCCGACGGCCGCTACGACCTGATCGTGGTCGGCGGCGGTTCCGGCGGCCTGGCCGGCGCCTTCCGCGCCGCCGAGTACGGCGCGCGCGTGGCCCTGCTCGAACCCGGCGCGCTCGGCGGCACCTGCGTCAACGTCGGCTGCGTGCCGAAGAAGGCGATGTGGCTGGCCGCCGACATCGCCGGCAAGCTGCGCATGGCGCAAAGCCTGGGCTTCGGCCTCCACGCCGATCCGCAGCGGCCTTGCGCCCTGGACTGGCCGACCTTCATCGTCCATCGCCAGCGCTACATCGCCAACATCCATGACAGTTACCGGCGCCGCCTCGACGCGTCCGGCATCGCGGTGCTGCCGATGCGCGCGCAACTGGTCGACGCCAACACGGTCGAATGCGAGAACGGCGCGCGCCTGAGCGCGGCGCGGATTCTGCTGGCGACCGGCGGCCGGCCGCTGCGTCCCGACATTCCCGGCGCCGGGCTCGGCGCGGTGTCCGACGACTTCTTCCAATGGTGCGCCGCGCCGGCGCGGGTCGCGATCGTCGGCGCCGGCTACATCGCGGTCGAACTGGCCGGCGTGCTGCAGGCGCTGGGCAGCCAGGTCGAATTGTTCGCGCGCGGCGCGCGCCTGCTCGACGGCTTCGATGCCGAGCTGACCGCGCAACTGGCCGAGGACTACCGCCAGAACGGCGTGCGCCTGCATTTCGGCCACGCGGTGGCCGCGCTGGAGGGCGAGCCGGGGCGGGTGCGGCTGCGCGGCGCCGACGGTTCGCTCAGCGAGGCTTTCGATCAGGTCGTATTCGCCACCGGGCGCCGGCCCAACAGCGCCGGCCTCGGCCTGGAGCGCATCGGCGTGGCGACGGACGCGCGCGGCCATATCGCGGTCGACGAACTCAACGCGACCAATGTCGCCGGCATCGACGCGGTCGGCGACGTCACCGCCGACCCGCAGCTGACCCCGGTCGCGATCGCCGCCGCGCGGCGCTTGATGGACCGCGTGTTCGGCGGCCGCGACGGGCGCTTGAGCCGGCAGGACATCCCCAGCGTGGTGTTCTCCCATCCGCCGATCGGCAAGGTCGGGCTGAGCGAGGACGAGGCGCGGGCGCGGTACGGCGACGAACGACATGGTGACAATCTGCACATCTATCGCGCCGGCTTTCGGCCGATGCTGTACGCCCTGGCCGAGTCGCCGCAGCGCAGCCTGTTCAAGCTGATCTGCGTCGGCCAGGAGCGCCGCGTGGTCGGCATTCATTTGCTGGGCGAGGCCGCCGACGAAATCCTGCAAGGGTTCGCGGTGGCGCTCAAACGCGGCATCACCCTGGACGACCTGCGCGACACGGTCGCCATCCATCCCACCAGCGCCGAAGAAGTGGTGTTGATGCGCTAG